The genomic region CGTTGGTCAGGCCGACGGCGCCCTCCAGCCCGAGATACTCACCGATCCGTGGGCGCCGCAGGTCTGCATCGATCAGCAGTACCCGGCGACCCGACTCGGCGAAGGCCAGGGCCAGGTTTGTCGCGGTGGTCGACTTGCCCTCCTTCGGCATCGAGGAGGTGACGACGATGATCGATGCCGGCCGGTCGACGTCGACGAACTGCAGGTTGGTGCGCAGTTGTCGGTACGCCTCCGCCTGCACCGATCTGGCCCGTTGGGCCATCACGACCGGACCCTTGCCCGACGGGTCCGACCGGAAGACCACGCCGAGGACCGGCGTGTCGGTGATGGTACGCAGCAGATCAATCGACCGGACGCTGTTGTCGAGCACCTCGCGGAGCAGCCCGATGGCCATGCCGAGGATCAGGCCGGCCACGAGCCCGAGGGCGATCAGCAGCTTGGTCCGGGGGCTGATCGGCACCGGGTTCAGGGTCGGACCGTCCACCACGTCGAACGACAGCAGCGCCTGCCTGGTGCCGTTGTCGCTCTCGATCGCATCGGTCATCTCCGGGAAGACCTTCGCGACCAGGGTGGCGATCTGCAGCGAGCGATCCTTGTCCGCGTCGTCGACGGTGGCCGTCAGCAGCACCGTGTCGGCGCGGGCACTGCCGGCGATGTGCTGGGTCAGGTAGGTCGGCGTCAGACCCAGGCCAGGGGCCGCCGCAAGCACCGCACCTGCGAGCCGATCCGTGGAGATGACGTCGGCGTAGGTGGCCACCCGCTGCTGCGCGTACTGCTCACCGGCCAGCGGGTTCGCCGACTCGGAGGTCGGATGGGTGATGGCGACGAACGTGACCGTGCTGGCGTAGACCGGGGTCGCCTGGGCTGCGTAGCCGAAGCCGCCGACCGCCCCCAGCACCGCGAGCACGGCGATCCCCCACCAGAACTTCCGGATCGCCCTCAGGAACGTCTGTAGGTCCATCGTCCCTGTTCTCACGTCGCAGCGGTCCGCGCCCCGGATGGGCGCCGCCTGAACAATCGGCCCAGCATATCGGCCCGGGCGTGTGGGTCCGGGTTCTCCACGCATCTCGACACCAACGTCGTGACATCGTCGTCGGCTCGGAGTCGGGCGATGCACGCCGCGCGGCTCGCGGGTGAGCGACACTGTAAGGATGCCCGCCGCGCCCACCCCCCGTGTGCTGCTCACGGTCGCGACGTTCCGTCGACCGGCCGACCTTGCGGCACTGCTCCCGCTGCTGGAGCGCGCGGCTGCCGAGATCTCTCCGGCCGCCGCGATCGTGGTGGTGGATAACGATCCGGACGCCTGCGCGCGGGATCAGATCGCCCTGCACCCCGGCGTCACGTACCGCCACGAGCCCCGACCGGGGATCGCCGCCGCCCGCAACGCATCGCTGGCGGCGGCCCGCGAGCGGGGAATCGCCTGGGTGGCGTTCCTTGACGACGACGAGCGGCCGGATCCCGGCTGGCTGGCCGCTCTGGTGCGGGCCATGCAGGAGTGGCGGCCGGCCGCGGTGAGCGGCCCGGTGATCTCGGTCTTCGAGCAGGAGCCGGACGCATGGGTGCGCGGCAGCGGGACCTTCGAATCGCGTCCCCATGCGCACGGCGCTCGGATCCGGGGGGCCGCGACCAACAATCTGCTGATCGACCGCGAGGTGCTGGACGATCGCGGGCTGGCCTTCGACGACGCGTTCGGGCTCACCGGTGGCAGCGACTCGATGCTCACCAGGGCGATGACACACCAGGGCCTCGAGATCCGCTGGACGAGCGAGGCGGTGGTGCGCGAGGTGGTCCCGGTCGCCAGGACCCGTCGGAGCTGGATCGTCAGTCGACACCGCAGGACGGGCAACGACTGGAGTCGCGTCACGCTGGCACTGGCCGACGGTCGCCGGGAGCAGCTCCCGGCGCGGCTTCGACTCGTCGTCACCGGCGTCCGCCGTGCCGTGCGGGGGGTGATCGGGTCCGCGATGGGAGCTGCCCGCCGTGATGCCGGACGCCGGGGCGCCGCGCGCTGCGATCTCGCGACGGCCCGCGGGGTGCTGGAGGGTGTGTTCGGTCGGACCCGCACGGAGTATGCGCGACCCGGCGCATCATGACGGGAGCAAGTGGACGCCAGTGCCCCGGAGGTGAGTTGCGGTGTTGATGGGTATCTGGATCCTGCTCTGCCTCGGCGGCGCGCTGCTGCTGCACGACCGGCCGTTGTGGATGGCCTGCGGTGGTTTCGGGCTGTGGGTCTTCATCCCCGGAGTGGCCGGGGTGCTGTTCACCGGCCGCGGCGAGGGGCTGCTTGCCCTGCATCCGGCCACCTGGTTCATCCTGGCGTGTTTCGTGGTCCTGCTGATCCGCCGCCCGGTCGAGCTGATGGGCGAGTTCGCGGCCAGGTGGCCGCTGTACCTGACCCTGGTGCTCGTCATCCTCACCGCCTCGATCATGTCGCTGATGGGCAGCCAGCCACCCGGCGTGGTGTTGGTGACCGACCAGATCACCGGGCCGATCATGTTGTTCTGGTTCGCCTCCGTCGCGATCCGACGTGCGGGCAGCGCCCGGGTCGTGTTGCGGAACGTCGTGTTGGCGGTGGCCGCGGTGCAGTCGCTGATCGCGATCGCCCAGTTCGTGCTGAAGAGCACGATCGTCTTCAGCGGGCGCTATCACACGAACTACTGGTTCACCGACTCGTGGAACCGATGGATGGGCACCACCGACCACCCGCTGGTGCTCTCGATGCTGCTCTGCGCCTCGGCGCCGCTGGTCGCCGGACTGCGCCGGGCGAGCCTGCAGGTGGGCCTGCTGGGCCTGATGGCCATCGGCGTGCTCATCACCCAGTCCAGGACAGCGGCCCTCATCCTCCCGGTGACCGTCGTCTACGTCATCTTCAGATCCAGGGCCGGTGCCGGCGCGAAGGTCCTGCTGACCACGGCGGTCGTTGCCGGTGCCGCCGGCATCCTCGCCTCACCCCTCGTGACCGGCCTGGCCGACCGGCTGACGAACGACTCCGGTTCCACCGACGCCCGCACCAGGGCAGCGTTGTTCTTCCTGGACTCCATCAACCAGTTCATCGTCTACGGCGACGGGATCACCACCAGCTTCAAGGTGGCGGCACTCGGCGGCCTGAAGACGTCGCTGGAGAGCTCGATCCTGATGTACGCCATCGGGATCGGGGTGATCGCCACGCTGATCTACTTCGGCGCCCAGGTGGCGCTGGTGCTCTCCGCGCTCGGCAGCGACCGCCTCCGGGGCGTGCTCGTCTCCGGCCTGGTGGTGCTGATCATGCCGCAGACGTTCTCCTCGCTCGGGACCGAGAGCGCCTGCGGTCCGCTGCTGTGGCTGATGCTTGCGCTCATCGCGTCAGGCCGGCTGCCGTCGGTGCGACAGCGGAGCCGGCCGGCGCCACAGCTCGTCGGCGTCCCGGGCGATCAGGTGTCTGCGCGCCCGCGCATCTCGTCGTAGTAGTCCTCCAGGGCTTCGGTGCGGACCCCGATCTCGAACTCCCGGTTCACCCGCTCCCGTCCGGCGGTACCCAGCGCCGAGGCCAGCGCGGCGTCCTGCAGGACCCGCGCCAGGGCGACCGACAGCTCCTGCACGTTGCCCTCCGCGGCGAGCAGTCCCGTCACCCCGTCGGCGACGGCTTCGGTGACGCCGGCATGGCGATAGGCAACGACCGGCAGTCCGGCGGCGGCCGCCTCCAGGTACACCAGGCCGAAACCCTCGGCCTCGTCGCCGATCGACCGCGACGGCCCGCTGAACACGGTGGAGGACGCCAGATCTGCGGCCACCTCGGCAGGGGTGCGGCGTCCGAGGAACTCGACCTGCAGGCCGGTGCTCGTCGCGAGCTCACGCAACCGGGGCTCCAGTGGCCCGAACCCGACGATCCGTACCCGGGTGCCTGACCGCAGCGGCTCGGGCAGCAGATCGACCGCCTGCAGCAGGTGATCGGCACCTTTGCGTTCGATCAGTCGGCCGACATAGGTGACGACGGGATGCTCGGGGCGTTGCGCCGCAGGGGATCCGGCCA from Nakamurella sp. A5-74 harbors:
- a CDS encoding glycosyltransferase family 2 protein; the protein is MPAAPTPRVLLTVATFRRPADLAALLPLLERAAAEISPAAAIVVVDNDPDACARDQIALHPGVTYRHEPRPGIAAARNASLAAARERGIAWVAFLDDDERPDPGWLAALVRAMQEWRPAAVSGPVISVFEQEPDAWVRGSGTFESRPHAHGARIRGAATNNLLIDREVLDDRGLAFDDAFGLTGGSDSMLTRAMTHQGLEIRWTSEAVVREVVPVARTRRSWIVSRHRRTGNDWSRVTLALADGRREQLPARLRLVVTGVRRAVRGVIGSAMGAARRDAGRRGAARCDLATARGVLEGVFGRTRTEYARPGAS
- a CDS encoding glycosyltransferase: MTYDESDARPAVGIWRSSWLPASETFVAHQTDALRRWRPFRIGLRALADGLPVTPDLAPFGPDLLGRVRHRISRATGYRFPYDRWLSRHRISLLHAHFGPGGVKVLPIARRTGIPLLVTFHGFDVTAAAFARDAAGQRYRAELTDLFAGARGLIAVSEFVREQLLALGAPAEKIRVLPIGIPLAGSPAAQRPEHPVVTYVGRLIERKGADHLLQAVDLLPEPLRSGTRVRIVGFGPLEPRLRELATSTGLQVEFLGRRTPAEVAADLASSTVFSGPSRSIGDEAEGFGLVYLEAAAAGLPVVAYRHAGVTEAVADGVTGLLAAEGNVQELSVALARVLQDAALASALGTAGRERVNREFEIGVRTEALEDYYDEMRGRADT